In Seonamhaeicola sp. S2-3, the genomic window CGTAAGCGCTTTAGAGTATAAATAATGACAACTAAAACGCTATCAAACAAAAATAACCTTCAAATTCTTTATGAAGATAATCACATCATCATAGTTAACAAACGTGCGGGTGATATTGTTCAGGGTGATAAAACAGGCGACAAACCTTTAAGTGATGTTGTTAAAGATTACATTAAAGATAAGTACAATAAACCCGGAAATGTATATTTAGGCGTTGTACACAGATTAGACAGACCCACAACTGGTATTGTAGTATTTTCAAAAACAAGTAAAGCATTACCAAGACTAAACAAACTTTTTGCCGATAAAAAAGCTAAAAAAACCTATTGGGCTGTTGTGAAAAACAAACCTAAAAAACCTGAAGACACTCTTATTCATTGGCTTAAAAAGAACCCTAAAAACAATAAATCTTACGCATATTTAAAAGAAATTGCTGGTAGCAAAAAAGCCATTCTTCATTTTAAACAATTAAAAAAACTAGACAATTATTTTTTACTAGAAGTTAGCCTTGAAACAGGAAGGCATCACCAAATTAGGTGTCAACTATCAACTATGGGCTGTCCAATAAAAGGCGATTTAAAATATGGGTTTGCTAGAAGTAATAAAGATGCCAGTATTCATCTGCATGCAAGACAAATTCAGTTTATTCATCCAGTTTCAAAAAATAATATAAATATTATTGCGCCACTACCTAAAGATTCTATTTGGGATGCTTGCCTAAATTAAATATCTTTATAAAAACTTTATTTTGGCAACTACTATTCTAGAAATCCTTTCTGCGCAACGCAAGTTTTTTAAATCTCAAAAAACAAAAGATGTTAACTACAGATTGCAGTTTCTAAAAGCTTTAAAAACTGAAATCCTTTCTAAAGAGCAAGATATTTATTTTGCTTTAAAGAAAGACTTCAATAAATCTGAATTTGAAGCTTTTATTAGTGAGTTTGGGTTAGTAATTTCTGAGTTAAACTTAGCTATAAAAAACCTAAAAAAGTGGGCAAAACCACAAAGCGTAAAATCATCTTTACTCACTTTTCCTTCTAAAGATTTTATTTACAAAGAACCCTACGGAAATGTTTTAATAATAGCCCCATGGAACTACCCGTTTCTACTAGCAATAGAACCTTTAATTATGGCTATTGCTGCAGGAAATACCGTAGTACTAAAACCAAGTGAATTAACTACAAACACCTCTAAAATACTTTCAAAAATAATCACCAAAGTATTCCCTATTGAAATGGCTGCTTCAATAGAAGGTGGTATTGATATAGCTACAGAATTACTTGCACAAAAATGGGATTATATATTTTTTACTGGCAGTGTTCCTGTTGGAAAAATTGTAGCAAAAGCAGCAGCAAAATATCTAACGCCTGTTACCTTAGAATTAGGTGGAAAATCGCCTTGTATTATTGATGACACAGTTAATACAAAACTTACAGCAAAACGTTTGGTTTGGGGTAAATTTTTAAATGGCGGACAAACCTGTATTACCGCCGATTATCTTATTGTTCATAGAAATATTAAAGATGCTTTAATTAAAAATATTAAAAACGAAATTATTGCATTTTATGGCGAAAACCCTATAAATTCATCAGATTTCCCAAGAATAATTAATTATAAACACACAAAACGTTTAGCAAAAACTTTGGAAGGTGTAAAGGTTATTTTTGGCGGACAAATTGATGTTGATAATTGCTACATATCTCCTACTCTTGTTGATGAACCCAATTTAAATAGCGCCTTAATGTCTAATGAAATTTTTGGCCCCATCTTACCAATTTTAAGTTATGATTCTGAAAAAGACATTGAAAAAATTATTTGGAACTATGAAAAACCTTTAGCACTATACATCTTTTCTAATAATAAAGCATTTATTAAAGAAAACATCACCAAGTATGAATTTGGCGGTGGAGTAGTTAATGATTTACTAATTCATTTTAGTAATAATCGTCTACCTTTTGGCGGTGTTGGCACTAGTGGTATGGGCGCCTATCATGGTAAGCATGGGTTTAATACATTTACTCATAATAAACCCATAATTAAACGAGGTAATTGGATAGACCCAAACATTAGGTATGCCCCATACAGTTACAAAAATTTAAACATCATAAAAAAGATGTTTAAGTGGTTTGGATAAATTTAATTATTAAATGGGTAAGTTATTATCATTTCTACCCCTTTTCCTTCTTCAGATTTTAACTCAAAATCAGCATTAATTAAAGCGGCTCTACTTTTCATATTTAAAAGTCCAGCTCCTTTTTCAACCGTTGTAACATCAAACCCTTTGCCGTCATCTTTTGCTGTAATAGTTAGTTTTTTTGGTTGGTAATTTAAAGTAATACTAAGGTTTTCTGCTTCGGAGTATTTTACAGAATTTGATAAAAACTCCTGAATAATTCTAAATAGAATGATTTCATGTTTTGTATTAGTAAAAGGTCTTTTTTCTCCTATGGTATGTTTTTGTGCAGAGGCAAACTTCATTTTTTTTAAACGCTCTAGTTCATTATATACAGATTGTTCAAAACCAATATTAAGTATTACTTCATTGTTTAGTGTTCTTGAAAGTGCTCTTACTTCTTTTAAACTTTCTTTTAAAGCATCTGAAGTGTCTTTAAATTTATCTTTAATATCATCAGACACTTGCATTTTTAAAATACTCAACTGCATACTTGCAAATGAGAGTAGTTGCCCTACATTATCATGTAATTCCCAACCTACATTTTTTAGTGTTTGCTCTTGAGTTTCTGTTTGTGCTTGGGCTATCTCTTCTTCAAAAGCCTGTTTCTGCTTAATTTTATCTAGTATTAATTTATTCTTTCTTTTTTGAAAAACTACAAAAAACACAATAACCAATGATGTTATAATTACCAAAACTAGTATCATATACACCAATAAATGCCTTTCTGAAGTTGTACTAACAATTTGTTCTCTAGCTTGAATCATAAACGTTTATTAAGCATTAACAACTTTATTTTTGGGTTTGCAAAAAATTAAAGCAAAGGTAAACGTACTATACATAATTATGTTTGCTAAAAGATAGATTAATCTTCTTAAGGAAATATAGTTCATGTCTATATTAGTCATATAAATATCATAAAAAACAATAGGAGTTATAATAAGCCACCAGGTAAAAATAGCTGCACTAATATAAAAGTAGATAGACTTGTAAAACGTTAATATTTTATCTGTTTGTAACACTTCTATAAAATAAAAAATAGTACAAGTAAAAATAATAATAGTTCCTAAAACACTAATTACTGGAAAATATCTATTAAAGAAATCTTCCCAATGAAATAAAATATAGGTAAATGAAATGACTAAAAACGGATAAACTGCGTATTTAATAATAGATTTAAATAGTTGCCTCTCTAAAATTTTTCTATAAAAAAAAGCAAAAAACAAGATGGCACCAATTTTCCAAAATAAAGTAGACCACCAATAATTTCTGCTTATTTTAGTATTGGCTAAAAATTCTAGTATTCCATCTGGATAAATTAAAAGCGTATATTCATTTACAGTATCGCATACAGTAAGATAAACTAAAAAATAAATAAAATATTTAACAGCTGTATTTTTGTATCTAGAAAATAAAATCAATCCTGTTATAGCAGCCATTGCTTCTACAGAATGCGTTAACAAACTATAATTATTAAATAGAAAATCTTTCACTAAAACTATTGAGGATAATTTTGATTGCCCCCTGAACCATTATTCAGTGGTGGTATTGGAATATCTTCTTCAGTTGGCGGTAAAAAATTTAAAGTACTAGCATTAGATTGGGCTTTGTTTCCGGTAGGAACCACAAACATAGTGGTTAAGTTCTGTTTTTTAGAACCCTTTATATTTCCATAAACACCCAAATATACTCTAAGCCCCGTCATATTATACCCTATACTATCAGAGTAGTGTTTTGCATAAGTTAAATAGTTTTCTACATCTTCAACAGGCCACCAAACCCAACGGTTATCTTTTTCTCTACCGTATCTTCGAGCAGCAGAATCTACGGCTTGTTTACGTTCTTTGTTCCAATTATTATTCAAAATTTTGGCAGCTTCTACAGAAATAACACCTTTTGGTTTAACAATTTTTTTGGGCGGGTTATTTCCTTCTTCAATAGATTGTCTGGGACAAAAGAAATAAGTGGCTAATGCTCCAATAATAATCCCAATAATTAGTGGCCTTAAATTTTTCATTTTTATGAATTTTAGGTTAAAAAACAATTTTATAAAAATAACAAAAAGATTTGATTACTTTAATAAATATCTACAAAGTTTATAGCTTATAAAAGCTAGTAAATTACGTACCTGTTGGCGTATAAGCGATTGTTATAAATATGGAAATAAAATTATAAATTTATTACAGTTGTATGTTTTACTTCATTTATAACAAACATACTATGGGTACTACCTATATGACTAATAGTAGTGAGTTTTTTTACCATAAAATCTCTAAACTCAACCATATCTTTTACTAGAACTTTTAAAAGATAGTCATAATCGCCACTTAAATGATAACATTCTAACACTTCATTTAAATTGGCAACTTCTTTTTCAAAACTAAACACATAGTCCTGACTGTGCTTAACAAGTTTAATATGACAAAAAACTAAAAAATTCTTTTGCACTTTGTCTTTATTAACCAAAGCTATATAGCCATCTATAAATCCTTCTTTTTCTAGTTTCTTTATACGTTCATAAACTGCCGTAACCGATAAATTTAACTTATTTGAAAGCTCTTTATTAGTTTGTTTACTGTCTTGCTGCAAATATTCTAAGAGTTTTTTATCTGTGGTATCAAAAATCATACTTTAAATTTTTCATAAATATATCCAAATCATACCAAATATCAGTTTTATTTTCACTATTAACCCATTATTATAAATTTATTTTCTATAATACACACATACTATTGATTATTAATCTAACAATAACGAGTTTTGAATAAACATAAAACACAACCATTATGCCTTTTAAACCAGCAAATAACATTCAAGACTTACAATATTTTGGCGAATTTGGAGGAGTAAACCCATCCATTTCAGATTCTTCAACATACACCTTCTTATCTGCCAAAACTATGTTTGACACTTTTGAAGGTAACGCAGATGGGTGTTATTTATACTCGCGCCACTCCTCTCCTTCTAATTTGTATTTAGGTGAAGCTTTAGCTGCTATGGAAGGCACTGAAACTGCTAATGTAACATCATCGGGTATGGGAGCTATATCATCGGTTCTTTTACAACTTTGCAATGCAGACGAGCATATAATTTCTAGTAGAACTATTTATGGCGGCACCTATGCTTTTCTAAAAAACTTTGCTCCTAAATTTAATATTAAAACATCTTTTGTTGATATTACTAAGCTAGATGCTGTAGAAGCTGCAATAAACAAAAATACAAAGGTAATTTACTGTGAATGTGTTAGTAATCCGCTTTTAGAAATAGCAGATATTAAAGCGCTTTCAAAAATTGCTAAACGCCATAATATAAAACTTGTGGTAGATAATACCTTTTCTCCATTATCAATTTCACCAGCTATATTAGGGGCAGATGTTGTAATTCATAGTTTAACAAAATTTATTAATGGCTCTAGTGATACTGTTGGTGGCGTGGTTTGTGGTACACAAGAATTTATTAATGAATTACGAAATGTTAATAATGGCGCCTCAATGCTATTAGGTGTTACTATGGATAGTTTAAGAGCTGCTTCTATATTAAAAAATCTTAGAACACTTCATATTAGAATACAGCAACATAGTAAAAATGCATTATATCTGTCACAAAAATTTGAATCTGATGGTCTTAAAACTGTATATCCGGGATTAAAATCTCATCCTTCTCATAAACTTTTTAAAAGTATGATGAATACTGAATACGGGTTTGGTGGTATGCTTACCATTGATGTAGGATCTTTAGAAAAAGCCAACAAACTCATGGAAATGATGCAACAAAAAAACTTAGGCTATTTAGCCGTAAGCTTAGGCTTTTATAAAACGTTATTTAGTGCTCCTGGTACTTCTACTTCCTCTGAAATTCCAGAGGAAGAACAACAAAAAATGGGACTTAGCAATGGTTTAATTCGTTTTTCTATTGGGCTAGATGCCGATATAAAACGCACTTATAAAATGATGCGCTCTTGTATGGAAAAACTAGAAATAGTTAAACCTAAAATTAAATAGCAAAACTATCTAAAAAATAGATTTGTTCTCCCCTATTTTTTGTACTTAAAAATATATGCAGAACAATTTCTATTTGCAAACATGGCTCTAAAGTTGTAACATTACGTCTATTATTTCAAATTATCTTTATGGAGAGCCAAAACATAAAACCAAAAGAACCGCAAGACGAAAACATAATTGAAAATAAAGAATTAAATATATGGGAAGCCTTAATTCCGGTTTTTGCTTTGGTTGGCATGCTTTTTTACAATGTGTTTTTTATATATGGAGATGACGCTTTAAGCGGAAGTAATCAATTTATACTATTACTTGGTGCTGCTGTAGCAGGTATTGTTGGCTATTTTAACAAAGTGTCATACAAACAAATGCTTGATGAAGTTGCCGAAAATATAAAATCTACAACAAGTGCTATTATAATTTTACTTATGGTAGGAGCTTTAGCAGGTACGTGGCTAATTAGTGGTATTATTCCATCAATGATATATTATGGTTTACAAATTTTAAATCCTACTATATTTTTAGCAGCCTGTGTAGTTATTTGTGCTATCATTTCAATTGCAACAGGAAGTTCATGGACAACTTCTGCCACTGTAGGTATTGCATTAGTTGGTATAGCTAAAACACTAGATGTATCGGTTGGAATGACTGCAGGAGCCGTTTTATCTGGCGCCTATTTTGGCGATAAAATGTCGCCTTTAAGTGATACTACCAATTTAGCACCAGCCATGGCGGGTGGCGAGTTATTCTCTCATATTAAGTATATGACACTAACTACAGTTCCCACTATAGCCATTACATTAATTGCTTTTGTTATCATTGGTTTATGTATAGATACTACAGGAACCCCTGATATTTCTGATAAATTAGCCGCTATTGATGGTGCTTTTAATATATCTCCTTGGTTGTTTTTAGTTCCTATTACGGTAATATTAATGATAGTTAAAAAAGTTTCTCCTTTAGTAGCTCTTTTAGTAGGCACACTATTAGG contains:
- a CDS encoding RluA family pseudouridine synthase encodes the protein MTTKTLSNKNNLQILYEDNHIIIVNKRAGDIVQGDKTGDKPLSDVVKDYIKDKYNKPGNVYLGVVHRLDRPTTGIVVFSKTSKALPRLNKLFADKKAKKTYWAVVKNKPKKPEDTLIHWLKKNPKNNKSYAYLKEIAGSKKAILHFKQLKKLDNYFLLEVSLETGRHHQIRCQLSTMGCPIKGDLKYGFARSNKDASIHLHARQIQFIHPVSKNNINIIAPLPKDSIWDACLN
- a CDS encoding aldehyde dehydrogenase, coding for MATTILEILSAQRKFFKSQKTKDVNYRLQFLKALKTEILSKEQDIYFALKKDFNKSEFEAFISEFGLVISELNLAIKNLKKWAKPQSVKSSLLTFPSKDFIYKEPYGNVLIIAPWNYPFLLAIEPLIMAIAAGNTVVLKPSELTTNTSKILSKIITKVFPIEMAASIEGGIDIATELLAQKWDYIFFTGSVPVGKIVAKAAAKYLTPVTLELGGKSPCIIDDTVNTKLTAKRLVWGKFLNGGQTCITADYLIVHRNIKDALIKNIKNEIIAFYGENPINSSDFPRIINYKHTKRLAKTLEGVKVIFGGQIDVDNCYISPTLVDEPNLNSALMSNEIFGPILPILSYDSEKDIEKIIWNYEKPLALYIFSNNKAFIKENITKYEFGGGVVNDLLIHFSNNRLPFGGVGTSGMGAYHGKHGFNTFTHNKPIIKRGNWIDPNIRYAPYSYKNLNIIKKMFKWFG
- a CDS encoding sensor histidine kinase; its protein translation is MIQAREQIVSTTSERHLLVYMILVLVIITSLVIVFFVVFQKRKNKLILDKIKQKQAFEEEIAQAQTETQEQTLKNVGWELHDNVGQLLSFASMQLSILKMQVSDDIKDKFKDTSDALKESLKEVRALSRTLNNEVILNIGFEQSVYNELERLKKMKFASAQKHTIGEKRPFTNTKHEIILFRIIQEFLSNSVKYSEAENLSITLNYQPKKLTITAKDDGKGFDVTTVEKGAGLLNMKSRAALINADFELKSEEGKGVEMIITYPFNN
- a CDS encoding Lrp/AsnC family transcriptional regulator codes for the protein MIFDTTDKKLLEYLQQDSKQTNKELSNKLNLSVTAVYERIKKLEKEGFIDGYIALVNKDKVQKNFLVFCHIKLVKHSQDYVFSFEKEVANLNEVLECYHLSGDYDYLLKVLVKDMVEFRDFMVKKLTTISHIGSTHSMFVINEVKHTTVINL
- a CDS encoding aminotransferase class I/II-fold pyridoxal phosphate-dependent enzyme, yielding MPFKPANNIQDLQYFGEFGGVNPSISDSSTYTFLSAKTMFDTFEGNADGCYLYSRHSSPSNLYLGEALAAMEGTETANVTSSGMGAISSVLLQLCNADEHIISSRTIYGGTYAFLKNFAPKFNIKTSFVDITKLDAVEAAINKNTKVIYCECVSNPLLEIADIKALSKIAKRHNIKLVVDNTFSPLSISPAILGADVVIHSLTKFINGSSDTVGGVVCGTQEFINELRNVNNGASMLLGVTMDSLRAASILKNLRTLHIRIQQHSKNALYLSQKFESDGLKTVYPGLKSHPSHKLFKSMMNTEYGFGGMLTIDVGSLEKANKLMEMMQQKNLGYLAVSLGFYKTLFSAPGTSTSSEIPEEEQQKMGLSNGLIRFSIGLDADIKRTYKMMRSCMEKLEIVKPKIK
- the nhaC gene encoding Na+/H+ antiporter NhaC produces the protein MESQNIKPKEPQDENIIENKELNIWEALIPVFALVGMLFYNVFFIYGDDALSGSNQFILLLGAAVAGIVGYFNKVSYKQMLDEVAENIKSTTSAIIILLMVGALAGTWLISGIIPSMIYYGLQILNPTIFLAACVVICAIISIATGSSWTTSATVGIALVGIAKTLDVSVGMTAGAVLSGAYFGDKMSPLSDTTNLAPAMAGGELFSHIKYMTLTTVPTIAITLIAFVIIGLCIDTTGTPDISDKLAAIDGAFNISPWLFLVPITVILMIVKKVSPLVALLVGTLLGGVAALIAQPHIIMAIADTDTLTFQSAYRGIMDAITVDTAVETSSKELNDLFSSGGMTGMLGTIWLIICAMVFGGVMDAIGALSRISKSVLNLFDSVFGLFASTVISCLGLNALASDQYLAIVVPGKMYQKAFEEKGLAPENLSRTLEDSGTVTSVLIPWNTCGAYQSGVLGVPVADYFFYAIFNWLSPFMTLIFAAFRIKIKQITSK